From a single Lolium rigidum isolate FL_2022 chromosome 7, APGP_CSIRO_Lrig_0.1, whole genome shotgun sequence genomic region:
- the LOC124674956 gene encoding leucine-rich repeat extensin-like protein 4, giving the protein MPTTPLLLAAVLLLSAALLCSGHPPGCPVPLPTQTADNNPRLQRAYVALQALKKAITDDPKNLTQSWCGPDVCAYFGVFCAPSLDDPCARTVAGVDLNHGDLAGTLPFELGLLTDIAVLHLNSNRFAGGLPDSLPKLSLLYELDVSNNRLSGGFPQHILCLPNVKFVDIRFNNLCGPVPPAIFDKKIDALFINNNHFDFELPDNFGNSTASVIVLANIRLRGCIPSSIGRMGGTLNELVLLNSGIRSCIPPEIGALRELNVLDVSFNQLQGQLPESMAGLRSLEQLDVAHNELSGHIPEGICALPRLSNFTYSFNYFCGEPERCATLRRNDDRQNCIAGKPDQRPTDQCMAFLHRPPVHCDGHGCFAQHY; this is encoded by the coding sequence ATGCCGACCACGCCGCTGCTCCTTGCCGCCGtgctcctcctctccgccgcgcTGCTCTGCTCGGGCCACCCGCCGGGCTGCCCCGTCCCGCTGCCCACGCAGACGGCCGACAACAACCCGCGGCTGCAGCGCGCGTACGTGGCCCTGCAGGCGCTGAAGAAGGCCATCACCGACGACCCCAAGAACCTGACGCAGAGCTGGTGCGGCCCCGACGTGTGCGCCTACTTCGGCGTGTTCTGCGCGCCGTCCCTCGACGACCCCTGCGCTCGGACGGTGGCCGGCGTGGACCTCAACCACGGCGACCTCGCCGGCACGCTCCCGTTCGAGCTCGGCCTGCTCACCGACATCGCCGTCCTCCACCTCAACTCCAACCGCTTCGCAGGTGGCCTGCCGGACTCCCTCCCCAAGCTGAGCCTCCTCTACGAGCTGGACGTCAGCAACAACCGCCTCTCCGGCGGCTTCCCGCAGCACATCCTCTGCCTCCCCAACGTCAAGTTCGTGGACATCAGGTTCAACAACCTGTGCGGCCCCGTGCCCCCGGCAATCTTCGACAAGAAGATCGACGCGCTCTTCATCAACAACAACCACTTCGACTTCGAGCTCCCGGACAACTTCGGCAACTCCACCGCCTCCGTCATCGTCCTCGCTAACATCCGCCTCCGCGGCTGCATCCCCTCCAGCATCGGGCGCATGGGCGGCACGCTGAACGAACTCGTCCTGCTCAACTCCGGCATCAGGTCCTGCATTCCGCCGGAGATCGGCGCGCTACGCGAGCTCAACGTGCTGGACGTGAGCTTCAACCAGCTCCAGGGCCAGCTGCCGGAGTCCATGGCCGGGCTGCGCTCGCTCGAGCAGCTCGACGTGGCGCACAACGAGCTGTCCGGGCACATTCCGGAGGGCATCTGCGCGCTGCCGCGGCTCTCCAACTTCACCTACTCGTTCAACTACTTCTGCGGCGAGCCAGAGCGGTGTGCGACGCTGCGGCGCAACGACGACCGGCAGAACTGCATCGCCGGCAAGCCCGACCAGCGGCCGACGGACCAGTGCATGGCGTTCCTGCACCGACCGCCGGTGCACTGCGACGGGCACGGATGCTTCGCCCAGCACTACTGA